A part of Methanohalobium evestigatum Z-7303 genomic DNA contains:
- a CDS encoding mechanosensitive ion channel family protein, translated as MVLEEYIPEWLMKNLANLVFVLAVIIASFIIAKIVDRALKTYFGIVSKKMVIDETVYGLVRRISVALVYFAGIIVIILSVPFLRNISLALFAGAGFAGIVVGMAAQSTLSNVIAGVSLATFRPFRVGDRVNINNEYGTVTDITLGHTVVNTWDNRRLMIPNHIISDQSIINWTIEDSTVLWPIDMGISYDSDIDHAKSIMIEEARKHPNVMRYEDIINYHPMSSKDEGIEVYVTECGDFAVNLRLFVWIVTRGIAYTTGCELREAIKKRFDAEGIEIPFPYRTIVYKKDIMEEKEQLYRENK; from the coding sequence ATGGTACTTGAAGAATATATACCTGAATGGCTAATGAAAAACCTTGCAAACCTTGTGTTTGTATTAGCTGTTATAATAGCATCATTTATTATAGCAAAAATAGTGGACAGAGCACTCAAAACCTATTTTGGTATTGTAAGTAAAAAAATGGTCATTGACGAAACCGTATATGGTCTCGTAAGGCGAATCAGTGTTGCTCTCGTCTATTTTGCAGGTATAATTGTCATTATATTAAGTGTACCATTCTTACGTAATATATCACTTGCTTTGTTTGCAGGTGCGGGTTTTGCAGGAATTGTCGTTGGTATGGCTGCACAGAGCACACTGTCAAATGTAATAGCAGGAGTATCCCTTGCTACTTTCAGACCTTTCAGGGTAGGCGACCGTGTGAATATAAATAATGAATATGGAACGGTCACTGACATTACACTCGGACATACAGTTGTAAATACATGGGATAATCGCAGGCTTATGATACCAAACCATATAATTAGCGATCAGTCGATAATCAACTGGACTATTGAAGATTCAACTGTTTTATGGCCAATTGATATGGGTATCAGCTATGATTCTGATATTGACCATGCTAAGTCTATAATGATCGAAGAGGCAAGAAAACATCCCAATGTAATGAGATATGAAGATATAATCAATTACCACCCTATGTCCAGTAAGGATGAAGGAATTGAGGTATATGTTACCGAATGTGGTGACTTTGCCGTCAACCTTCGCTTGTTTGTATGGATTGTTACCAGAGGCATAGCCTATACAACTGGATGTGAATTAAGAGAAGCAATAAAGAAAAGGTTCGATGCTGAAGGCATAGAGATTCCGTTCCCATATCGCACTATTGTCTACAAAAAAGATATTATGGAAGAAAAGGAACAGTTATATAGGGAAAATAAATGA
- a CDS encoding glycoside hydrolase family 15 protein: protein MEAHKLYENSVKILKKNQHENGGFYASPPGTRYPFIYPRDHSIAILGAISAELMDQARLGLEFILSAQKPLGEFSQRYDIDGNDASYKDLQIDGTGLVLYTLGKYFEATGGSFFEEMADRDFVLKYWSTIRNAVEFILMNKNEEVDLIHTINSIHEYPAYEHGFEIYANSACCAGILSAVEMGKAIGADDNELDRWKNEAEKVKNAILTRMYSPRRRSFIKCIRVKDKNSKPIAYDAFASSVIDVDAAEYAPAYFELISNHDMKTQATVKRIHRHLWDDEIGGLNRYPEHWNRNNGGYGPWCHFTCELANHFIENNDQELAEKYLGWVVDMAHDYQMPEHISTIQRFELWVEDYTNAEILRDSKIKMIEQTRNHPKWQDGLAYITIPLIWPHAEYIRAYNNYMSKFE, encoded by the coding sequence ATGGAAGCGCATAAATTATATGAAAACAGCGTGAAAATCCTGAAAAAAAACCAGCATGAGAATGGAGGATTCTACGCGAGCCCCCCGGGAACCAGATATCCTTTTATATACCCAAGAGACCATTCAATAGCTATACTCGGTGCGATTTCTGCCGAGTTAATGGATCAGGCAAGATTAGGATTAGAGTTTATACTTAGTGCCCAGAAACCATTGGGTGAGTTCTCACAACGGTACGATATTGATGGAAATGATGCCAGTTATAAGGATCTACAGATTGATGGTACCGGATTGGTGCTTTATACACTGGGTAAATACTTTGAAGCAACAGGTGGTTCATTTTTTGAAGAAATGGCAGACAGGGATTTTGTATTAAAATACTGGAGCACCATACGAAATGCTGTTGAATTCATACTGATGAATAAAAATGAGGAAGTAGACCTTATCCATACTATAAACAGTATCCATGAATACCCTGCATACGAACACGGATTTGAAATTTATGCAAATTCTGCCTGTTGTGCAGGAATTCTTTCAGCAGTGGAAATGGGTAAAGCCATTGGTGCTGATGATAATGAACTGGATAGATGGAAAAATGAAGCAGAAAAGGTCAAAAATGCCATATTAACACGGATGTACAGTCCCAGAAGGCGGTCATTTATAAAATGCATACGCGTAAAAGACAAAAACAGCAAACCTATAGCATATGATGCCTTTGCATCCAGTGTTATAGATGTTGATGCCGCTGAATATGCACCTGCATATTTTGAATTAATCAGCAACCATGATATGAAAACCCAAGCAACTGTTAAACGTATTCACAGACACCTTTGGGATGATGAAATTGGAGGATTGAACCGTTATCCTGAACATTGGAACCGTAACAACGGTGGTTATGGACCTTGGTGTCATTTTACCTGTGAACTGGCAAACCACTTTATAGAGAATAACGACCAGGAATTGGCAGAAAAATACCTTGGATGGGTGGTGGACATGGCTCATGATTACCAGATGCCTGAACATATATCCACTATACAGCGCTTTGAACTTTGGGTGGAAGATTACACCAATGCTGAAATCTTAAGAGATAGCAAAATCAAAATGATTGAACAAACAAGAAACCACCCAAAATGGCAGGATGGACTTGCATACATTACAATTCCACTTATATGGCCTCATGCCGAATATATCAGGGCATATAATAATTATATGAGCAAATTTGAGTGA
- the mpgP gene encoding mannosyl-3-phosphoglycerate phosphatase gives MNYVVYTDLDGTLIDHDTYSYEPAKPALELLEKHNIPLIICTSKTRAEIEVYVKKLNSPHPFISENGGAIFIPKGYFDVDYDYTITYKNYNIIELGTEYPKLRQVLEDIKSSVDVEILGFGDLDDENVSKDTGLDIESARLAKMREYDEAFKVKGEEKNVADRIIEIIKSHGLNYTRGGRYWHLIGDNDKGKAVEILSDIYEKQFGNLQTVGLGDSLNDYPMLKSVDIPYLVQKPGGKHDDSITDSKINRIEGIGPKGWNQAIINLISR, from the coding sequence ATGAATTATGTTGTATATACAGACCTTGATGGAACACTTATAGACCACGATACCTATTCCTATGAACCTGCAAAACCCGCACTTGAATTACTGGAAAAACATAACATACCACTAATAATCTGCACAAGCAAAACAAGAGCAGAAATAGAAGTTTATGTTAAGAAACTGAATTCTCCACATCCGTTTATATCCGAAAATGGAGGTGCCATTTTCATACCAAAAGGGTATTTTGATGTAGATTATGATTATACCATAACCTACAAAAATTACAATATTATTGAACTTGGCACTGAGTATCCAAAATTAAGACAAGTTCTTGAGGATATTAAAAGTTCAGTTGATGTAGAAATTCTCGGTTTTGGAGATCTTGATGATGAAAATGTAAGCAAAGATACTGGGTTAGATATTGAATCTGCTCGACTCGCAAAGATGCGGGAGTATGATGAAGCTTTTAAAGTTAAAGGGGAAGAAAAAAATGTAGCAGACAGGATAATCGAGATTATAAAATCACATGGTCTAAATTATACCAGAGGGGGGAGATACTGGCATCTAATTGGTGATAATGATAAAGGTAAAGCAGTAGAGATATTATCAGACATATACGAAAAACAATTCGGAAACCTACAAACTGTAGGCCTTGGAGACAGTTTAAATGATTACCCGATGCTAAAATCGGTAGATATACCGTACCTTGTCCAAAAACCCGGGGGTAAACACGACGATTCCATTACAGACAGTAAAATAAACAGGATTGAGGGAATTGGTCCAAAAGGATGGAATCAGGCGATAATTAATTTGATATCCAGATAA
- a CDS encoding DegT/DnrJ/EryC1/StrS family aminotransferase codes for MSAEIYYKSIPITKPIVPEFETIAPDISEILEEGKTTNAKHVEELENTVAEYLGVEHAVAVSSSTAGMMLTIKSMGLNGEVILPGFDFHSSADTVLWNGLKLKFVDIDPETWTIDPDKVEENITENTSAICGAHIFGNPCDIEKLQQIAEDNNLKLYFDAAHALGSKYHNEYIGNFGNAEIFSLNPSTSNFVGEGGIVTTNDDDLKDYLLAGRNYGDENELSSRFPAFNARMSEFNAVLANYSLQNIEKNIRSRNGVVTKYRNVLGNIPGISFQKITEHSRSAYNDFAISINPDEFGMTRDELSDKLSEVNIETKKNYYPPVHRQQAYSEHAQSETDLPVTDELSEHVLSLPIWSQMSSNLAGKVCTNIQKIRMDVLK; via the coding sequence ATGTCAGCCGAAATCTATTATAAATCAATACCAATTACAAAACCCATTGTACCAGAATTTGAAACAATCGCTCCTGATATATCCGAGATTCTGGAAGAAGGTAAAACTACTAATGCCAAGCATGTAGAAGAGTTGGAAAATACTGTTGCTGAATATCTGGGAGTCGAACACGCTGTAGCAGTATCAAGTTCTACTGCTGGAATGATGCTAACAATCAAAAGTATGGGGTTAAACGGAGAAGTGATACTTCCAGGATTTGATTTCCATTCGTCTGCAGATACTGTTTTATGGAACGGATTAAAATTAAAATTTGTTGACATCGACCCCGAGACATGGACAATCGATCCTGATAAAGTTGAAGAAAATATTACCGAAAACACATCTGCTATTTGTGGTGCACATATATTCGGAAATCCGTGTGATATAGAGAAACTGCAACAAATAGCAGAAGATAACAACCTTAAATTGTATTTTGATGCTGCACATGCTCTGGGTTCAAAATACCACAACGAATACATAGGTAATTTTGGAAACGCGGAAATATTCAGCCTGAACCCATCAACATCAAATTTTGTAGGTGAAGGAGGGATAGTTACAACAAACGATGATGATTTGAAAGATTATCTTTTGGCCGGAAGGAATTATGGAGATGAAAATGAACTAAGTTCCAGATTCCCTGCTTTTAATGCAAGAATGTCGGAATTTAATGCTGTCCTTGCCAATTATTCCCTACAGAATATCGAGAAAAACATCAGGTCACGTAACGGAGTAGTCACAAAATACAGAAATGTCTTGGGAAATATACCAGGAATCTCATTCCAGAAAATAACCGAACATTCAAGGAGTGCTTATAACGATTTTGCCATATCTATAAATCCTGATGAATTTGGTATGACAAGAGATGAACTGTCAGATAAACTATCCGAAGTTAATATTGAGACCAAAAAAAACTATTATCCACCAGTACACAGACAGCAGGCTTATTCTGAACATGCACAGTCAGAAACCGACCTGCCGGTAACAGACGAATTATCAGAACATGTATTGAGCCTACCTATATGGTCTCAAATGTCTTCCAACCTTGCGGGTAAAGTATGCACAAATATTCAGAAAATAAGGATGGATGTGTTAAAATAA